The Glycine soja cultivar W05 chromosome 8, ASM419377v2, whole genome shotgun sequence genome has a window encoding:
- the LOC114421618 gene encoding F-box protein At1g67340-like has protein sequence MRTRRGACYPGVVSRMCSNVRVTKKKSKDLHMHMHVPAGDSIIYSRKKQKKTPEKLAAGRYDFFESLPDDLVISIFCKLSSTATKPSDFVNVLITSKRLNRLALHSLVLSKASPRTFTIKAKYWCDSAHKFLKHCADAGNIEACYTLGMIRFYCLQNRGSGASLMAKAAINSHARALYALAVIQFNGSGGTKSDKDLRAGVALCARAAFLGHVDALRELGHCLQDGYGVRQNIAEGRRFLVQANARELSAVLSTGAAARTLLSWNLQPQQLRQGSGCPLLSDFGCNVPAPDVHPASLFMTEWFAARGGSPGPGLRLCSNAGCGRPETRKHEFRRCSVCGEVNYCSRACQALDWKFRHKAECAPVERWLDEDGEDVGNDDGDGEVEVVMVDS, from the exons ATGAGAACAAGGAGAGGTGCGTGTTATCCTGGTGTAGTCTCAAGGATGTGCTCCAATGTGAGGGTTACGAAGAAAAAAAGCAAGGATCTGCACATGCATATGCATGTTCCTGCCGGAGACTCCATTATTTATAGCCGGAAAAAGCAGAAGAAAACGCCGGAAAAACTCGCCGCCGGTCGTTACGATTTTTTCGAGTCCTTGCCGGATGACCTCGTAATCTCCATCTTCTGCAAGCTTAGTTCCACCGCCACTAAACCTTCCGATTTCGTCAATGTTTTAATCAC GTCTAAAAGATTAAACAGATTAGCACTTCATTCGCTTGTATTATCCAAAGCCTCGCCGAGAACTTTCACTATTAAAGCAAAATATTGGTGCGATTCGGCACACAAATTCCTCAAACACTGTGCCGATGCCGGAAACATTGAAGCTTGCTATACTTTAGGCATG ATTCGGTTCTACTGTTTGCAAAACCGAGGGAGCGGCGCGTCGTTGATGGCGAAGGCGGCGATTAACTCTCACGCGCGGGCTCTCTACGCGCTGGCCGTGATTCAGTTCAACGGAAGCGGGGGCACGAAGAGCGACAAGGACCTACGCGCCGGCGTGGCGCTATGCGCAAGAGCAGCGTTTCTCGGACACGTCGACGCGCTGCGCGAGCTCGGCCACTGCCTACAGGACGGTTACGGCGTACGGCAGAACATCGCCGAGGGACGGCGGTTCCTCGTGCAGGCCAACGCGCGTGAGCTCTCCGCCGTGCTGTCCACCGGCGCCGCCGCGCGTACCTTGCTGAGTTGGAATCTTCAGCCGCAGCAGCTCCGGCAGGGGTCCGGGTGTCCGCTTCTCAGCGATTTCGGATGCAACGTGCCGGCGCCGGATGTGCATCCGGCGAGCCTGTTCATGACTGAGTGGTTCGCCGCTCGCGGCGGTTCTCCGGGACCGGGGCTGAGACTCTGTTCTAACGCGGGGTGCGGGAGGCCCGAGACGAGGAAGCACGAGTTTCGAAGGTGTTCTGTGTGCGGCGAGGTGAATTATTGCTCACGCGCGTGCCAAGCGCTTGATTGGAAGTTCCGGCACAAAGCGGAGTGCGCCCCCGTGGAGCGATGGCTCGACGAGGACGGCGAAGATGTCGGTAACGACGACGGTGACGGAGAGGTCGAGGTTGTTATGGTAGATAGTTAG